The following are from one region of the Erwinia billingiae Eb661 genome:
- a CDS encoding anti-sigma factor family protein — translation MTQWQNGAPISDEVLVAWLDKQLTVQQHQQVEKMLSDDPELAERLAELDRASVDFSAAFAPLLQEAPKDRLQQKLSAALAQPQTPPSAGISRRTLIAATVSALALGVVGGMKGRRLFDNDDGWRDTVAQYMALYTHQTFEGVSPSDSAMQQQIASVSGHLGLSLSASALTLPGSAFKGARMLNYDDQAIAQIVWDDPNSGPLALCITGAVHPTDRGFAEEQRRGMNVVYWQQQQHSFMLIGHKPVSELRRVASSLSAAV, via the coding sequence ATGACCCAGTGGCAGAACGGCGCGCCCATTTCCGACGAGGTGCTGGTGGCCTGGCTTGATAAGCAACTCACGGTTCAACAGCATCAGCAGGTGGAAAAAATGCTCAGTGATGACCCGGAGCTGGCCGAGCGACTGGCCGAGCTCGATCGCGCCAGCGTGGATTTTTCGGCTGCCTTTGCGCCTTTACTGCAGGAAGCGCCGAAGGATCGCCTGCAGCAAAAGCTCAGCGCCGCACTGGCGCAGCCGCAAACGCCGCCATCTGCAGGCATCAGCCGCAGAACCCTGATTGCCGCGACGGTATCTGCGCTGGCGTTGGGCGTGGTCGGCGGCATGAAAGGCAGACGGTTGTTTGATAATGATGATGGCTGGCGGGATACCGTGGCGCAATATATGGCGCTGTACACCCATCAGACCTTTGAAGGGGTTTCACCTTCTGACAGCGCCATGCAGCAGCAGATAGCCAGCGTCAGCGGTCACCTGGGCCTGTCGCTCTCCGCCAGCGCGTTAACGCTTCCCGGCAGCGCGTTTAAGGGCGCAAGAATGCTGAATTACGATGATCAGGCCATCGCACAGATTGTCTGGGATGACCCAAACAGCGGGCCGTTGGCGCTGTGCATTACCGGTGCGGTTCACCCGACGGATCGCGGATTTGCCGAAGAGCAACGCCGTGGCATGAACGTGGTGTACTGGCAACAGCAACAGCACAGCTTTATGCTGATAGGCCACAAGCCCGTGTCAGAGCTGCGAAGGGTCGCCAGCAGCCTGTCGGCGGCGGTCTGA
- a CDS encoding MFS transporter yields MSSTPALSNAQLNKRIISVVVFTFFCYLSIGLPLAVLPGYVHNQLGYSSFMAGLIISLQYFATLISRPQSGRYADLLGPKKVVLVGLLLCGTSGLFTLLAVMYESTPLTSLILLAIGRIFLGLGESLTATGSILWGINIVGTVQSARVISWNGVATYLAMAVGAPLGVILNSMFGIPGFAVLIMLMAIFGFWLATRRPAVVVAVGQRIPFNQVFSRIWVYGLCLGLGTVGFGTIATFITLYFASHDWSGAAFSLTLFSLGFIAMRLVFSSYIGRFGGIRVSLVSFAIECIGLVMIWKGGSVLMVDAGAFLTGSGFSLIFPALGVEAIRQVAPQNQGSALGLYSAFLDFGLGITGPIAGLLIGHWGVDSIYLGAAVVVLFAFALTLRLQLITQRETVTT; encoded by the coding sequence ATGTCTTCGACCCCCGCATTATCCAATGCACAGCTCAATAAACGCATCATCTCCGTGGTGGTTTTCACCTTCTTCTGTTACCTGTCGATCGGTCTGCCGCTGGCGGTGTTGCCGGGTTATGTGCATAACCAGCTCGGCTACAGCTCGTTTATGGCTGGCCTGATTATCAGCCTGCAATATTTCGCTACGCTGATCAGCCGTCCGCAGTCGGGGCGCTATGCCGATCTGCTGGGACCGAAAAAAGTGGTGCTGGTGGGGCTGCTGCTGTGCGGTACCAGCGGGTTGTTCACGCTGCTGGCGGTGATGTACGAATCCACACCGTTAACCAGCCTGATTTTGCTGGCCATCGGCCGTATTTTCCTTGGCTTAGGGGAAAGCCTGACCGCTACCGGCTCGATACTCTGGGGCATCAATATTGTCGGCACGGTGCAGAGCGCGAGAGTGATCTCGTGGAACGGCGTGGCAACCTATCTGGCGATGGCAGTGGGTGCGCCGCTGGGGGTGATCCTCAATTCGATGTTCGGCATCCCCGGCTTTGCGGTATTGATTATGCTGATGGCGATCTTCGGCTTCTGGCTGGCGACCAGACGTCCTGCGGTGGTGGTGGCCGTTGGGCAGCGTATCCCGTTCAATCAGGTCTTTTCCCGCATCTGGGTGTATGGCTTGTGCCTCGGATTGGGCACCGTCGGTTTCGGCACCATTGCCACTTTTATTACTCTCTACTTCGCCAGCCATGACTGGAGCGGTGCCGCCTTCTCACTGACGTTGTTCAGCCTCGGCTTTATCGCCATGCGCCTGGTGTTCAGCAGCTATATCGGCCGCTTTGGCGGCATTCGCGTTTCGCTGGTCTCCTTCGCGATTGAATGTATCGGGCTGGTGATGATCTGGAAGGGCGGTTCGGTGCTGATGGTCGATGCCGGGGCCTTCCTGACCGGTTCCGGTTTCTCGCTGATATTCCCGGCGCTCGGCGTGGAAGCTATCCGTCAGGTGGCACCGCAAAATCAGGGCTCGGCACTGGGGCTGTATTCTGCCTTTCTCGATTTTGGTCTGGGGATCACCGGGCCGATTGCCGGTTTACTGATTGGGCACTGGGGCGTGGATTCGATCTATCTCGGTGCGGCGGTGGTGGTGCTGTTTGCCTTTGCGCTGACGCTGCGGCTACAGCTGATCACCCAAAGAGAAACGGTGACCACCTAG
- the rhlE gene encoding ATP-dependent RNA helicase RhlE: MSFDSLGLNADILRAVAEQGYDEPTPIQRQAIPVVLAGRDLMASAQTGTGKTAGFTLPVLQLLSSHNPHPKGRRPVRALILTPTRELAAQIGENVQDYSKYLDLRSLVVFGGVSINPQMMKLRSGVDVLVATPGRLLDLEHQNALDLSKVEILVLDEADRMLDMGFIHDIRRVLAKLPAKRQNLLFSATFSDEIKGLAEKLLHNPEEVSVARRNTASEQITQHVHMVDKKRKRELLSFLIGRDNWQQVLVFTRTKHGANHLAEQLNKDGITSAAIHGNKSQGARTRALSDFKEGKIRVLVATDIAARGIDISELPHVVNFELPNVPEDYVHRIGRTGRAAATGEALSLVCVDELKLLRDIERVLKREIPRMAIEGYEPDPSIKAEPILNGRQQQRGGAGGGGGGRGRGAPGGGGNRSGQGGRGNGGGNGGERSQSATGERSQGNGQRRPAAAGSGSARTEGSSNGAPRTNKTRQRRSNPA; the protein is encoded by the coding sequence ATGTCATTTGATTCTCTCGGCCTGAATGCCGATATTTTGCGTGCTGTTGCAGAACAGGGTTACGACGAGCCTACGCCGATCCAGCGTCAGGCAATCCCGGTAGTGTTGGCAGGTCGCGACCTGATGGCCAGCGCCCAGACCGGTACCGGTAAAACCGCGGGCTTTACGCTGCCGGTTTTACAGCTGCTGAGCAGCCACAACCCGCATCCAAAAGGTCGTCGCCCGGTTCGTGCGCTGATCTTAACCCCAACCCGTGAGCTTGCGGCTCAGATCGGGGAAAACGTCCAGGATTACTCTAAGTACCTGGATCTGCGTTCGCTGGTGGTCTTCGGCGGCGTGAGCATCAACCCGCAGATGATGAAACTGCGCAGCGGCGTTGACGTGCTGGTGGCGACACCTGGCCGTCTGCTGGACCTGGAACATCAGAACGCACTGGACCTCTCTAAAGTTGAGATCCTGGTGCTGGATGAAGCCGACCGTATGCTGGATATGGGCTTCATTCACGATATCCGTCGCGTGCTGGCCAAACTGCCTGCCAAGCGTCAGAACCTGCTGTTCTCCGCCACCTTCTCTGACGAGATCAAAGGCCTGGCCGAGAAGCTGCTGCACAATCCAGAAGAAGTGTCTGTGGCGCGCCGCAACACTGCTTCCGAGCAGATCACTCAGCACGTTCACATGGTTGATAAGAAGCGTAAGCGTGAACTGCTGTCGTTCCTGATTGGCCGTGATAACTGGCAGCAGGTGCTGGTCTTCACCCGTACCAAGCACGGTGCTAACCACCTTGCTGAGCAGCTGAACAAAGATGGCATTACGTCTGCGGCCATCCACGGCAACAAGAGCCAGGGTGCCCGTACGCGCGCGCTGAGCGACTTTAAAGAAGGCAAAATCCGTGTGCTGGTGGCGACCGATATCGCCGCTCGCGGCATCGATATCTCCGAGTTGCCACACGTGGTGAACTTTGAGCTGCCAAACGTACCGGAAGACTACGTGCACCGTATTGGCCGTACCGGCCGTGCGGCAGCCACCGGTGAAGCGTTGTCTCTGGTCTGTGTCGATGAGCTGAAACTGCTGCGTGATATCGAGCGCGTGCTGAAGCGTGAAATCCCACGTATGGCGATTGAAGGCTACGAGCCGGATCCGTCGATCAAAGCTGAGCCGATCCTTAACGGTCGTCAGCAGCAGCGTGGCGGTGCAGGTGGCGGCGGCGGTGGTCGCGGTCGCGGTGCGCCAGGCGGCGGCGGAAATCGCAGCGGTCAGGGCGGTCGGGGTAACGGCGGCGGCAACGGCGGCGAGCGCAGCCAGTCTGCCACCGGCGAACGTAGCCAGGGTAACGGTCAGCGTCGTCCGGCCGCTGCAGGTTCGGGTTCTGCCCGCACTGAAGGCAGCAGCAACGGGGCACCACGTACCAACAAAACCCGTCAGCGCCGCTCTAACCCAGCCTAA
- the dusC gene encoding tRNA dihydrouridine(16) synthase DusC, producing MRVLLAPMEGVLDSLVRELLTDVNEYDLCITEFLRVVDQLLPVKSFQRLCPELHHASRTSSGTLVRIQLLGQYPQWLAENAARAVELGSWGVDLNCGCPSKTVNGSGGGATLLKDPELIYRGAKAMRDAVPAHLPVTVKVRLGWESGDRQFEIADAVQQAGATELAVHGRTKEDGYKPERINWQAIGEIRQRLTIPVIANGEIWDWQSAQDCMQVTGCDAVMIGRGALNVPNLSRVIKYNEPRMPWPEVVMLLKKYVLLEKEGDTGLYHVARIKQWLGYLRKEYDEASELFSHIRALKTSNEIQRFITAWQPASHIYHNS from the coding sequence ATGCGCGTTTTACTTGCCCCGATGGAGGGCGTGCTGGACTCTCTGGTGCGCGAACTGCTCACCGACGTCAACGAGTACGATCTCTGCATCACCGAATTTCTCCGGGTTGTCGACCAGCTATTGCCGGTTAAATCCTTCCAACGCCTTTGCCCTGAACTTCACCATGCCAGCCGCACCTCTTCTGGCACGCTTGTGCGCATCCAGCTGTTGGGTCAATACCCGCAATGGCTGGCGGAAAATGCCGCACGCGCGGTGGAACTGGGGTCGTGGGGCGTGGATCTCAACTGTGGTTGCCCGTCCAAAACGGTCAACGGCAGCGGCGGTGGGGCGACCTTACTAAAAGATCCCGAGCTAATTTATCGCGGAGCGAAAGCGATGCGTGACGCGGTGCCAGCGCATCTGCCGGTGACGGTGAAGGTCAGGCTGGGCTGGGAATCCGGTGACCGGCAGTTTGAAATTGCCGATGCGGTGCAACAGGCTGGCGCGACGGAGCTGGCGGTACACGGCCGCACCAAGGAAGACGGCTACAAACCCGAGCGCATTAACTGGCAGGCGATTGGCGAGATCCGTCAGCGGCTGACCATTCCGGTGATCGCCAACGGCGAAATCTGGGACTGGCAGAGCGCACAGGACTGTATGCAGGTGACCGGCTGTGATGCGGTAATGATTGGCCGTGGGGCGCTCAATGTGCCGAATCTGAGCCGGGTGATCAAATACAACGAGCCGCGTATGCCGTGGCCCGAGGTGGTGATGCTGCTGAAAAAGTACGTGCTGCTGGAGAAGGAAGGCGACACCGGCCTGTATCACGTTGCCCGCATCAAACAGTGGCTGGGCTATCTGCGCAAAGAGTATGACGAAGCCAGCGAGTTGTTCAGTCACATACGTGCGCTAAAAACCTCTAACGAGATCCAACGGTTCATTACTGCCTGGCAACCTGCCAGTCACATTTATCACAATTCTTAA
- a CDS encoding RNA polymerase sigma factor — translation MNHHDIRAELPLYLARLWRYGLVLSRKRDVAEDLVQATCLRALEKSSQYVPGTRLDRWLFTILHSVWINQVRATHLTQQQNIDDVDEQAFQLSEGDADHLWAQQVRERINRLPEAQRNAVFLVYVEGFTYQEAADTLAVPIGTIMSRLANARQTLAKGVVVGVRRNKRGEV, via the coding sequence GTGAATCACCACGATATTCGCGCTGAACTGCCGCTTTATCTGGCGCGTTTATGGCGTTACGGGCTGGTGCTGTCCCGCAAACGGGATGTGGCCGAAGATCTGGTGCAGGCGACCTGCCTGCGCGCGCTGGAAAAAAGCAGCCAGTATGTTCCCGGCACCCGCCTGGACCGCTGGCTGTTTACCATTCTGCATTCGGTGTGGATCAATCAGGTTCGGGCCACCCATCTGACGCAACAGCAAAATATTGATGACGTGGATGAGCAGGCGTTCCAGCTAAGCGAAGGCGACGCCGATCACCTCTGGGCGCAGCAGGTGCGTGAACGGATCAACCGCCTGCCGGAAGCCCAGCGCAATGCCGTGTTCCTGGTCTACGTTGAGGGCTTTACCTATCAGGAAGCCGCCGACACGCTGGCGGTGCCGATTGGCACCATTATGAGCCGACTGGCAAACGCCAGACAGACGCTGGCCAAAGGCGTGGTGGTGGGCGTCAGACGTAACAAAAGGGGGGAAGTATGA